The Camarhynchus parvulus chromosome 22, STF_HiC, whole genome shotgun sequence genome includes the window ctggcactgcagggatccaggagcagccacggctcctctgggaattccagccaggaattcccaattcccaatatcccatccattcctgccctctgccagtgGGTTCCATTCCCTGTGTACTGTCTCTCCATCCCTCATCCTGGTGCtactctgggaattccagctcagcccctcacagccaggaattcccaattcccaatatcccatccatccctgccctctgccagtgggttccattccctgtgtcccgtccctccatccccagtccctccctgtcaccctgattttttaagattttctaagccttctggtgtttacattcttgtagcaAACTTTCTCGCatgctttctgtaaataactcattgttttgcattcttttctggaggaggagaaatttgatggactgttggtttgtccggtgccattggagaggtggcactgtcaccctccaattCGCTGTCACTCTTGGAAAgctataaatgttggagtcagaaaataaacttcaatTTTCTTCaccctgagagcagcagtgtgtgctcgAGTTGTTTTGTGTGCTACAGTGacacctccccagctctcctggtgctcctctgggaattccagcccaggaaTTCTATCCAAATATCCCATCCATTCCTGTCCTCTGCCAGTGGGTTCCATTCCccgtgtcctgtccctccatccctcatccccagtccctccccagctctcctggtgctcctctgggaattccagccaggaattcccaattcccaatatcccattcATTCCTGTCCTCTGGTAGTGGGttccattccctgtgtcctgtccctccatcctcatccccagtccctcccagagctccactgggaattccagcccagcccctcacagccaggatttcccaattcccaatatcccatccatccctgtcctctgccagtgggttccattccctgtgtcctgttcccagtccctccccagctctcctggagcccctccaggccctggaAGTGGCTCTGAGCTCTCTCCAGGTGAACACCCTCAGCtcggctgtcccctcctctcTAATCATCCACAATTCCTCTCCAAACTCAAGACCTCTCACTGAACACTCAGCCAAGGCGTGAAAGCAGCCTCAGGAATGTTCTGGATCCCCTCAGCTGGGTGGCCAAGGGGGGTTTTGTACCCACCAGCTGGTTGGACACATCAGCGTGGTCCTTCCTGGTCATCCCCTCACCGATGGCCGACTTCATCAGCCgggacagggagggcagcacGTTGATGGGGGGGTAAATCTGGGGGAAAACACCCAGAATTAACAGGAATCCTTAAAAATCAGAGTAACCCTAAGCACCTTGAGAGCAGCGAAGCACACACCTGCCTGTTGTGCAGCTGCCTGTCCACGTAGATCTGCCCCTCAGTGATGTATCCAGTCAAGTCAGGGATGGGATGAGTAAtatctgtgggaaaaaaaaaaaagttttgatgattttcagcctttttatATCCATTTTAGCATTGAGCTGCAGCTTTTTGTTGCCAGGTGACTTCAGCAATTATTCCCTCCACAAATCCCAAGTGCTCATGGATCAGCACCAAGCCTGAGCCCTCAAAGGGCAAAGCATTTTTAGCAGAAAGCAGCCAAAACCTGGAACAGGAAGGAAACCTAAAGGCCCCAagactgctgtgctgctgggtgacCCCAAGGCAGCTCTTGGAAGGCCCCTGGCTGTGACTTGAAAGGTCTCAGAAGCTCCTGGAGATCTAtttcacacccaagatagctaCCTCAGAAGGtgtaaaatcagcaggatggcttctgtggtagtgttggaaacaaaaaggttttgataaaatgcaaaataacaaaactctttacagagaaaaaccgaGCCAGGTGCCAGAGGTTCTTcctcctggtaaaacacctcacaaaaacaattagtttctttgttctcttctttttctagtaaattgcccAGACTTTTTGGGTTTGTCCAATTGGCTATCCTTAGGTTTGAAGTGAAGTCCCCCAAGCCTATGAGATGCCTTTTTTAGCTTATTGAGgaaagaaacttctgggcttctttcctttttaaggggACAAAGGACAATTTTGTCACTCAGTCAACAGCAGGCACATTCCTACAGGGACTCACCAATTTGCTCTCCTTAACTTTGACGTGAAGTTCCCCAAACCTGTGAGATGCCTTTTTCATCTAAACCTTTaaacttctttcctttttaaggggACAAAGGAcagttttgtcactccatcaaAAAGAGGCACATTCCTACAGTGAATTCCTACACCAATTTGCTATCTTTaggtttgaggtgaagtccctCAGGTCCTATGAGAGGCCTTTTTCACCTAAACCTCTAAACTTCTTTCCTTTCAAGGGGACAAAGGACAGTTTTGTCACTCTGTCAACAGGAGGCACATTCCTACAGGGACTCGAGGCACATTCCTACAGGGACTCACCAAtttgctctcctcaattttGAGGTGAAGTCCTGAGACTTCAGAACAAACCCAGGTCCTATGAGAGGCCTTTTTCACTTAAACCTCTAaacttctttccatttttagGGGTCAAAGGACAGTTTTGTCACTCTGCCAACAGCAGGCACATTCCTACAGGGACTCACCAATTTGCTCTCCTTAACTTTGACGTGAAGTTCCCCAAACCTGTGAGATGCCTTTTTCATCTAAACCTTTaaacttctttcctttttaaggggACAAAGGAcagttttgtcactccatcaacaAGAGGCACATTCCTACAGTGAATTCCTACACCAATTTGCTATCtttaagtttgaggtgaagtcttGAGACTTCAGAACAAACCCAGGTCTTATGAGATGTCTTTTCCACCTGATCAAGGAAAGAAACTTCtgggtttctttcctttttaaggggACAAAGGAcagttttgtcactccatcCAGAAGAGGCACATTCCCACAGGGACTCACCGTCGTTGGGCATGGTGAGGATGGGGATCTGGGTGATGGAGCCGTTCCTGCCCTCCACACGCCCTGCACGCTCGTAGATGGTGGCCAGGTCAGTGTACATGTAGCCAGGGAAGCCTCGGCGCCCAGGCACCTCCTCCCGAGCTGCTGACACCTGGGGCAGccacaaaaatgtgaaaaaacaagtgttttatgattggcttttggCAAGGATTCAAATGagtattatatgtgttgtgttagaaagtaatgctgtactaattctcttaaaaatatagttttaggttatgAGAGGAAtggtggatttgtctttccaaacaagctgtgggtctgctggtagataaaattagcactgggagataaaagaaacaacaaGAAAGATTCtactgattgatgaatggaaaaagagatttgcttttataaataaactttaggtttgctgataaatgaaattagacattgaaagatgaaagaaacaatggagaagaaaaacctctgaaagaattaaaaattaaaagggaggttTACACATTAGAGAGGAATCTTTGAGAAATCTTTGGTATGAGGTGTATCAAGGAGTCTGAATCTCTCgagtacctcagaaatggggaaaaatccataAATTCTCTAAGAATTataaattaaaagggagggttatacattagagggaaatctttgggatcaggtgttctgggaactctgaacctctcaagtaccttagaaatggggaaagagagaagggaaatgtggctggaaattgggataaaaggGAGGCTGcatcccaggttgttccaagtcctgtccaaccttggacacttccagggtcGGAATTGCCACCAGTGAAATAAATCCCAGCCCACCAAGGATCAGCTAAAATCCTCActggctgctctcagccacCCCAAAGAACATGACTCAAGCAGCAGCTTGGCTCCTCACTTCACAGCACCCCTTTCTGCCAACACCCCCATTAATTAACACCTTAATGAGCACACACACCTCTCTGAGAGCCTCAGCATAGGAGCTCATGTCTGTCAGGATGACCAGCACGTGTTTCTCACACTGGTAGGCCAGGAACTCTGCCGTGGTCAGCGCCAGCCGGGGTGTGATGATGCGCTCGATGCTGCAACACAAActgctgtcacctgcagggacacctgagCCACACGGGGCTGCCAGGcaccacctgcagctccagtgctgcccctgcagctccagtgctgcccCTGCATGTAGGAGTGATGGGGGTAGCATGGTCAGGACagatggagatgagagatctctgcagccaggtcatggaatttggggtttattgcaaagggcctgggtgcagggccctgctgggagctgccaggcacagctcagagcaggctgagagaagagagggggagagagggtgagagggaaagagagtACGAGAGGCAAGAGAGCAAAAGCATAAGAGAGCAAAAAGGGCAAGAGCTAAGAGGGGCAAGAGCCAAGAGAGCAAAGTTCCCAttccaatacaataaatcttgttctgtgttgaatattctcattctcactaaccaatctagtacaagatacaaatcctacagcatttccatacagcctataagaatcattacattgccatattgtgttacattttaaaccctaaaaactcctctttgggccccttctgccaagctgtagggtctgctctgacccttggagctgtctgcaagcagagggtgttgttccatcaaaaggggatcaccttcagccggccacaccattgttttccagttgttcagtaactgagggatctcacagcttgctttcattccaatctcacttatagtttctatattctcaaaatcttttgccaggcaatcatatttataaggccTTCCTATTTCATCTTCTCcaacacctgcagcagctccagcaccattgcacctggagctccagcaccactgcacctggagcagcactttagctgcagcagcaccactgcacctgcagctccagcctcattTCACTTGCCGCGTTGCTGCCACAAACCCCCACCCCACAAGTGGCACCTGCACAACCCCCCCAGAAGGCTCCGTCCCCCCCAGCTGTTTGTCCTGCCCCCCTCAGGGGGTGCCACTCACGTGGGGTCGTTGGCCAGGTTCAGGAACAGGCACACGTTGTCCATGGAGCCGTTCTCCTCAAAGTCTGACTTGAAGAACCGAGCGGTTTCCATGTTCACCtaaagcacagctctgggttGGACCTGGCACATTTCCCAGCCAATTAAGGGCTGATGAGCTCATTAATAACCCTCAGCAAAGATCTCCAGCCATCAGGTTCCTCTAAACTACCAGAGTGAGCAacttctggaattccaggctgGAGATCAAGTCTGAGATACTTTATTATCCTTATCTTTGttggaaccatggaatggtttgggtgggaagggaccccaaaaaatcctccactgccatgggcagggacacccccactaccccagggtgctccaagcctcgcccagccttggacactcccagggatggggcagccacagcagcttctctgggcagcctgttccagaggCAGATTCCAGCCTTGAGGATTTTCACCCATTCTTTAATTCCACGCTCACAAAAGCTGCTCAGGCCTCAGCCACTCTCAGAATGTCTCTGATTCCTCCAGCCCCACGTTCCCCCAGCACTGTGGGCTCACCCCCATGGCAGCAAAGACGATGGCAAAGTTCTCCTCGCTGTAATCCATCACATCTTTGGATTTCTTCACCAAGCCAGCCTGGCGACAGATCTGAGCTGCAATCTAGGCAAGAAATATCCCAGGGTTTGCACCTGATGCTGTCCCACGGCCCAGAATTAAATTTAGTTTTGGCTCCCACCATGTTTCGAGCAGCTCTGAGGCCTCACCTCGTTGtggggcagcccagcagctgagaaaatggggattttctGGCCCCTGGCAATACTGTTCATGCCATCTATGGCAGAAATCCCAGTCTGGATCATTTCCTCTGGGTAGATCCGACACTGGGGGTTGATTGGCTGGcctgtgggatttttggagagAACACAATGTTACTCCCTGGACGTGGTGGGAGCTTTATCAAACACCCTGATAAATGGGTACAAACCCCACAGTGACACCAACAGATCTTCAGCTGCACCTGGTCACACCTGACCTTTCAAGACTCTGCTGTTAAATGCTCCTGTCAGTGCTAAGAATGATTTAAAACTCTGCCAGGTTATCAGCATTTCACCTCAAATAACAAAGAGCATCTTTGAAACATTGCAGAAAATGTTGTGCTCcctcatctccctgcacttgggTAATTTAATTAGAATTTGGTGCCATACACATACTCAAATATGAGTACAAACCCCATTGTGACACCAAATTTTATGACCTGTACACCTATAAACTGCTGTTAAATGCTCATGTCAGTGCTAAGAATGATTTAAAACTGTCAGGTTATCAGCATTTCACCTTTAGGTGTTGTAGAATTAAGTCTACAAATAACAAAGAGCGTCTTTCAAATATCGCAGAAAATTTCCTGCTCcctcatctccctgcacttgggGAATTTAATTAGAATTTGGTGCCACACACATACTCAAAAATGAGATGAAGCTCCTCCCAAGTTAGATCTTCTGTTCTAATATATAACAAATAGAGTTAGTTCTTGTGTTCAAATATATAAATTCAGAAAGCTGAAACACAGCAGGTTTGATTTTACTCCCCCCCCTCAGAAAAGGACTAAGAACAAACCCATAATGTCCAGGAAATCCTCAGCCAAGACAATGGGACCTCTGTCTATGGGTTTTCCTGACCCATTGAACACTCTGCCTATaggaaacagcaagaaaaatgagaattattgTGAAAAGCAGGtaattttggagaaatccaTTCACTGTTCACATCCACAGGTAAATCCTCACCAAGCATGTCCTCCGAGACCGGGGTTCTCAGGATGTCCCCAGTGAACTCACAGGAGGTTTTCTTGGCATCAATCCCTGAAGTGCCTTCAAACACCTGcaaatgcagcaggaaaaatacaaataaaccACAGGACAGGAGTTTTGTGCTTCACAAAGCAACCCCTGAATGCTGCTTCACCTGCAGCCTCAGGGcacaaagcaggagctgctctggaaaggGCACCAAGAGCTGGTAGGAAACACCATAAAAccctgcttaaaaaaaaataattatgaattcTATCAGCAAGAACCACCAAACCTGGTGCAATTCCTTTGATCTCAAGTGTTTCCCCCTGCCAAGCTCTTCAGAGTCAATAATGTGAACATGAAACAGCTTTttaggagaaataaaatatcaggGGCTGATCTGGAATCCAACACTGCAAATTCCAGGGGATTCCTTTAATCCAGCAGCAAAGGAAACCAGTGGGGTGGAAATAAATCCAGTGGGGTGGAAACACATCCAGGGGGGTGGAAACAAAAATGTCATTGTGCACGGTCAGAAATCTCAAATTATCGACGCCACCTGCACTGGAACAAGCAGGTGATTTTATTGTTTccattgaaaaagaaaacatctccagccaggtttgatttggtttggggcTCATCCTGATGAATTAATGATGGGAAAAGAGCTTCCTGCTCCTACCTGAACCACAGCTTTGGAGCCACTGACTTCCAGCACCTGCCCACTCCTCCTGGTGCCATCGGGCAGGGTCAGGTGCACGATCTCGGCGTACCTGGGGAActgagggggcacagggaggagggaaggggttAAACTCCagccaacaaacaaaaatcaccacctcccagcctggtttcttaaaaaattattatgtatAATTTTATCATCTGAACCAAACTCCTGCCCAGGATATTAAATCTCTCAAGTTAAAGCCATTTTTATGGGAATATCTGGATGGTTGGAGCTGCCAGAATTAGTTCTAAAAACTCCAAATAGTGGCAGAAAGATGCAGTGCAGCCTCTGCACAAGAGGAAaaacctgcagcagctttgcctgAAAAGGAGCCAGGAGTGTCCACAGCTTCCTTTTCCAGAGCACTGATGTGGAAACAGAAAGGTTGGGAGCAAAGCAAACAGCTTCATTTCAGCTTGGAATGTCATCAGCATTCCAGGGGTTTGGGAAAACTCAAactctgcttcctttctttccccaagaactctccctttcctcctgcctttcccactcCCATTGATCCCAGCAGTCAGAAATGTACCAAAGTGGCTCTGGGGAACTTCCCAGCAGGTGGATTTTacctttcccagcttttcctggcAACTCTCCCTCCAAAATCTCCATGAACAGCTGAGAATTTACCTTAACCTGGTCCAGGATAACCAGGGGCCCGTTCACACCTGACACGGTTTTGTAAGCTGCAAAAAACCACAGGGCAGGAGTCAGGAACTTCCTCAGGAACATCCCAGATCCCATTTCCCACATCCCAATTCCCACTTCATCCCTTCCAACTTCCCATTTCCCACTCCAtcccttcccatttcccctccatcccatttcccatcccatttcccactCCATCCCTAGCACCAGGCTCAGATTTGGGGCCTGATTTCTGTTTATTAGGAACTCCACAGGAAGGATTAGGGACAGGATTGGGTGTCCAGCATTCTTCCTGCTCCTTGGATGTGATCCCAATGTTTATTCCCCATTACAGGAATTCATGGAGcacttttcctgctcctggagctgacaCTGATACAATCCCAGTGTTTATTCTCCAGGACAGGAATTCATGGagcatttttccttctcctgaag containing:
- the ATP6V1B2 gene encoding V-type proton ATPase subunit B, brain isoform — protein: MAAVRALRGAVNGAGPGGPREQAAALTRDFLSQPRLTYKTVSGVNGPLVILDQVKFPRYAEIVHLTLPDGTRRSGQVLEVSGSKAVVQVFEGTSGIDAKKTSCEFTGDILRTPVSEDMLGRVFNGSGKPIDRGPIVLAEDFLDIMGQPINPQCRIYPEEMIQTGISAIDGMNSIARGQKIPIFSAAGLPHNEIAAQICRQAGLVKKSKDVMDYSEENFAIVFAAMGVNMETARFFKSDFEENGSMDNVCLFLNLANDPTIERIITPRLALTTAEFLAYQCEKHVLVILTDMSSYAEALREVSAAREEVPGRRGFPGYMYTDLATIYERAGRVEGRNGSITQIPILTMPNDDITHPIPDLTGYITEGQIYVDRQLHNRQIYPPINVLPSLSRLMKSAIGEGMTRKDHADVSNQLYACYAIGKDVQAMKAVVGEEALTSDDLLYLEFLQKFEKNFIAQGPYENRTVFETLDIGWQLLRIFPKEMLKRIPQSTLAEFYPRDAKH